From a single Microbacterium murale genomic region:
- a CDS encoding MarR family winged helix-turn-helix transcriptional regulator: MNRDEIIPSIVLSAHALARIAAQQAQNEAPSAQWRVLSLLERESGLRVGALAAAARTTQPGMTRLLGDLDRAGLVTRSPDADDSRATVVHITDDGLASLRTWREEFRVTLAPHFDDLDVVDWATLTRAAEILAAHSNEHLPSTGATE; encoded by the coding sequence ATGAATCGCGATGAGATCATTCCCTCGATCGTGCTCTCCGCACACGCGCTTGCCCGCATCGCGGCACAGCAGGCACAGAACGAGGCACCCTCAGCCCAATGGCGAGTACTCAGCCTCCTCGAACGCGAAAGCGGTCTGCGTGTCGGCGCTCTCGCCGCGGCCGCGCGCACGACGCAGCCCGGGATGACCCGCCTGCTCGGTGATCTCGATCGAGCTGGACTCGTGACGCGCTCCCCCGACGCAGATGACTCTCGAGCGACGGTCGTGCACATCACGGACGACGGACTCGCCTCCCTCCGGACGTGGCGCGAAGAGTTCCGCGTCACGCTCGCGCCTCACTTCGACGATCTGGATGTCGTCGATTGGGCGACACTCACCCGCGCGGCCGAGATCCTCGCCGCCCACAGCAACGAACATCTGCCATCGACAGGAGCCACCGAGTGA
- a CDS encoding IclR family transcriptional regulator — MNTSRTVPGAQAVARAASLLRLVTASGEHGANLNELAQSADLSRSTAHRLLSALRAEGLVDRDDETAKWMPGPELFLMGSVAAARYDITALARDIVRSLAVKTEESAFLSVRRADETVCLLREEGSFPIRSFVLSEGVRFPLGVASAGLAILSFLPDHDVDAYLDRHPELGERWGRTHAVKPLRSRLADTKERGYAINPGLIVEGSWGMGAAVFDRAGRPEWALSLTGVEFRFGPDRIAHLGRILLAHAHQLSSRIASARR; from the coding sequence ATGAACACCTCTCGCACAGTCCCCGGAGCGCAGGCCGTCGCGCGCGCTGCGAGCCTGCTGCGGCTCGTGACGGCGAGCGGCGAACACGGCGCGAACCTGAACGAACTCGCGCAGTCCGCCGATCTGTCACGATCCACCGCTCATCGTCTTCTCAGCGCGCTGCGCGCGGAGGGGCTGGTCGATCGCGATGATGAGACGGCGAAGTGGATGCCGGGACCAGAGCTCTTCCTCATGGGATCTGTGGCTGCGGCCCGATACGACATCACCGCGCTTGCGCGCGACATCGTGCGCTCGCTCGCTGTGAAGACCGAGGAGAGCGCGTTCCTGTCGGTGCGCCGCGCAGATGAGACCGTATGCCTGCTGCGAGAAGAGGGCTCGTTTCCGATCCGTTCCTTCGTGCTCAGCGAAGGAGTGCGATTCCCACTCGGCGTCGCGAGCGCTGGGCTCGCGATCCTGTCCTTTCTGCCTGACCACGATGTGGATGCTTACTTGGATCGGCATCCGGAGCTCGGCGAGCGCTGGGGTCGAACGCACGCGGTGAAGCCGCTGCGTTCCAGACTCGCCGACACCAAGGAGCGCGGCTACGCGATCAACCCGGGGCTCATAGTCGAAGGCAGCTGGGGAATGGGGGCCGCCGTCTTCGATCGCGCCGGACGCCCGGAGTGGGCACTGAGCCTCACGGGCGTGGAGTTCCGATTCGGCCCCGACCGCATCGCGCACCTCGGGCGCATCCTGCTGGCGCACGCTCACCAGCTCTCGTCGCGTATCGCAAGCGCCCGGCGCTGA
- a CDS encoding YbaK/EbsC family protein, translated as MPETSLPARSIIVTQHLEAAGVNAAIRVLPDSARTAAAAAAAIGCDVAAIANSLVLVADGAPVLVMTSGGHRVDFEVLRERIGAEEVAMAPASVVRAATGQAIGGVAPVGHPAPLRTFIDKTLAAHEEIWAAAGPPAHGHAAHVRDPTRGHRRRSHRRRAVSAFIRP; from the coding sequence ATGCCTGAGACGTCCCTTCCCGCGCGCAGCATCATCGTCACGCAGCATCTCGAGGCCGCAGGGGTGAATGCGGCTATTCGTGTGCTCCCGGATTCCGCACGCACAGCCGCTGCTGCCGCCGCCGCGATCGGTTGCGATGTCGCCGCCATCGCCAACAGCTTGGTGCTCGTCGCAGATGGTGCTCCCGTCCTCGTAATGACGAGTGGTGGGCACCGCGTCGACTTCGAAGTGCTGCGCGAGAGAATCGGCGCCGAGGAAGTGGCGATGGCACCGGCATCCGTCGTTCGAGCGGCCACCGGTCAGGCGATCGGCGGCGTAGCGCCCGTCGGCCACCCTGCGCCGCTTCGGACCTTCATCGATAAGACGCTGGCAGCCCACGAAGAGATCTGGGCTGCGGCCGGTCCACCCGCACACGGTCATGCCGCTCACGTTCGAGATCCTACGCGCGGTCACCGGAGGCGAAGTCATCGCCGTCGCGCGGTGAGCGCATTCATTCGACCGTGA
- a CDS encoding SIMPL domain-containing protein, which translates to MSDVTITVRGENESRVTPERATIRVTVRTEGPERTSVVDQVMRLSEPLRASITQRKDAGTVAEWSSKRIAVSADRPWSNEGKRLALVYRSSIDFSATFTDPSELSIWVSDISAWDGVEVGWVNWHLTPETRARVERDVASSAVSVAVARAEAYAAALGLTDVTPLEIADVGLISQGQTPAAPHMLKSRDAIFAESAPAMEYEPDEIVVSATVEARFNAH; encoded by the coding sequence ATGAGCGATGTCACCATCACCGTCCGCGGCGAAAACGAGTCACGTGTCACTCCGGAGCGCGCCACGATCCGCGTCACCGTGCGCACCGAAGGACCGGAGCGCACTTCGGTCGTCGACCAGGTCATGCGTCTCTCCGAGCCACTTCGCGCCAGCATCACTCAGCGCAAGGATGCCGGCACCGTGGCCGAGTGGAGCAGTAAACGCATCGCCGTGAGCGCCGACCGCCCCTGGAGCAACGAGGGCAAGCGTCTGGCCCTCGTCTACCGCTCGAGCATCGACTTCAGCGCCACGTTCACGGATCCATCCGAGCTCTCCATCTGGGTGTCGGACATCTCCGCCTGGGACGGCGTCGAGGTCGGCTGGGTGAATTGGCACCTCACCCCGGAGACCCGTGCTCGCGTCGAACGCGACGTCGCCTCCTCAGCTGTGAGCGTCGCCGTCGCGCGCGCGGAGGCATACGCTGCCGCGCTGGGCCTCACCGACGTCACACCCCTCGAGATCGCCGATGTCGGTCTCATCTCTCAGGGCCAAACGCCGGCAGCCCCGCACATGTTGAAGTCACGAGACGCAATCTTCGCCGAGTCCGCACCGGCGATGGAGTACGAACCCGATGAGATCGTCGTGTCGGCGACGGTCGAGGCGCGCTTCAACGCGCACTGA
- a CDS encoding MFS transporter → MNGTTPTASIWKQPAQVWAVAFASVVAFMGIGLVDPILPAIADSLQASPTQTELLFTSYLLVTGIGMLFTSWISSRIGAKATLMIGLALIVAFALACALSGSVDAIIGFRAGWGLGNALFISTALATIVGSATGGSGAAIVLYEAALGLGIAIGPLLGGLLGEVSWRGPFFGVVTLMAIAFIAILTLLRGPKEKRAPVPFSAPFKALRRPALAILAITALFYNIGFFVLLAFSPFPLGFGAMGIGFTFFGWGVALAITSVWVAPWMMRRMRRTTVIMTVLPLLALDLIIAGFVAEIAPALVTCIIVGGLLLGVMNTVLTEAVMEATDLPRSVASSAYSAVRFIGGAIAPPVAALLWHAFNSTVPYLFAAASVLVATLTIFLGRKILAHIDDEPSDAVIEDAEAITVGDAG, encoded by the coding sequence GTGAACGGCACCACCCCGACCGCATCCATCTGGAAGCAGCCCGCCCAGGTCTGGGCCGTGGCATTCGCCAGTGTCGTCGCCTTCATGGGCATCGGACTCGTCGACCCGATCCTGCCCGCGATCGCCGACTCGCTGCAGGCGAGCCCGACCCAGACCGAACTCCTCTTCACGAGCTACCTGCTGGTGACCGGCATCGGGATGCTGTTCACCAGCTGGATCTCGAGCCGCATCGGCGCGAAGGCGACGCTGATGATCGGACTCGCACTCATCGTCGCCTTCGCGCTGGCATGCGCGTTGAGCGGCAGCGTGGATGCGATCATCGGCTTCCGCGCCGGGTGGGGGCTGGGCAACGCCCTGTTCATCTCCACCGCACTTGCGACCATCGTGGGATCGGCCACCGGTGGAAGCGGTGCGGCCATCGTGCTGTACGAAGCCGCCCTCGGCCTGGGCATCGCGATCGGTCCGCTCCTCGGCGGACTGCTGGGCGAAGTCAGTTGGCGCGGCCCGTTCTTCGGCGTCGTCACGCTCATGGCCATCGCTTTCATCGCGATCCTCACGCTGTTGCGAGGACCAAAGGAGAAGCGCGCGCCCGTGCCGTTCTCCGCACCGTTCAAAGCACTGAGGCGACCGGCTCTGGCGATCCTCGCCATCACCGCGCTGTTCTACAACATCGGCTTCTTCGTGCTGCTGGCGTTCTCTCCGTTTCCGCTCGGATTCGGCGCGATGGGGATCGGCTTCACGTTCTTCGGCTGGGGCGTCGCGCTGGCGATCACAAGCGTCTGGGTCGCCCCGTGGATGATGCGGCGGATGCGCCGCACGACGGTCATCATGACGGTGCTGCCGCTGCTCGCACTCGACCTGATCATCGCGGGTTTCGTGGCCGAGATCGCCCCCGCACTCGTCACCTGCATCATCGTCGGCGGACTGCTGCTCGGTGTCATGAACACCGTGCTCACCGAAGCCGTGATGGAGGCCACCGACCTGCCGCGCTCGGTCGCCTCTTCGGCATACTCTGCCGTGCGCTTCATCGGCGGCGCGATCGCCCCGCCTGTCGCCGCGCTGCTGTGGCACGCGTTCAACTCGACCGTGCCCTACCTGTTCGCCGCGGCATCCGTACTGGTGGCGACCCTGACCATCTTCCTCGGTCGCAAGATTCTCGCCCACATCGACGATGAGCCGTCGGATGCTGTGATCGAGGATGCTGAGGCGATCACGGTCGGCGACGCCGGCTGA
- a CDS encoding inositol monophosphatase family protein, producing MTDSPAATDFTSDLELALRLADDADAQSLPRFDASDLKVSTKADRTHVTDADLATERAIRALLAAERPDDGILGEEFGTEGDTHRQWIIDPIDGTANFMRGVPLWGTMISLAVDGVPQVGVVSMPALGRRWWASTGGGAWTATDAAPRRLETSAVSSLDDAAVSFQSITQWADAGHLPALLRVADRVWRDRAYGDVYSYMLLAEGRLEMVAEFDVKEYDIAAAVPIVREAGGTFTSFDGVETISDRSVLASNGLLHGAFIELTHTIPTS from the coding sequence GTGACCGACTCCCCCGCAGCCACAGATTTCACGAGCGACCTCGAGCTCGCGCTCCGGCTGGCAGACGACGCCGATGCACAGTCTCTTCCGCGCTTCGATGCGAGCGATCTGAAGGTCTCGACGAAGGCGGATCGCACCCATGTGACGGACGCGGATCTCGCGACGGAGCGCGCGATCCGTGCGCTTCTTGCCGCAGAACGGCCTGACGACGGAATCCTCGGCGAGGAGTTCGGCACCGAAGGAGACACCCACCGTCAGTGGATCATCGACCCCATCGACGGTACGGCGAATTTCATGCGTGGGGTTCCACTCTGGGGCACGATGATCTCACTGGCGGTCGACGGGGTGCCGCAGGTGGGCGTCGTCAGCATGCCTGCACTGGGCCGGCGCTGGTGGGCGTCGACCGGCGGCGGCGCTTGGACGGCGACGGATGCCGCTCCACGGCGCCTCGAGACGTCGGCTGTGTCGTCGCTGGACGACGCGGCCGTGAGCTTCCAGAGCATCACCCAGTGGGCGGACGCCGGGCATCTACCCGCGCTGCTGCGCGTTGCCGATCGGGTCTGGCGAGACCGTGCCTACGGCGACGTGTACTCCTACATGCTGCTTGCAGAAGGGCGACTGGAGATGGTCGCGGAGTTCGACGTGAAGGAGTACGACATCGCTGCAGCAGTGCCGATCGTGCGCGAGGCGGGCGGGACTTTCACTTCATTCGACGGCGTCGAGACGATCTCCGATCGGTCGGTGCTCGCCAGTAACGGACTTCTGCACGGTGCCTTCATCGAACTCACCCACACGATCCCGACGTCCTGA
- a CDS encoding CoA transferase subunit A: protein MIDKQWASAVEAVADIQDGASLAVGGFGLSGNPIALIEALLAQGTTDLSIVSNNCGVDDWGLGVLLNAQRIRKMTSSYVGENKEFERQFLSGELELELTPQGTLAEKLRAGGSGVAAFFTQTGVGTQVAEGGLPRRYNADGSIAVASPAKDVRVFEVNGTPKEFVLEEAITTDFALVHAIAGDRHGNLVFNKVARNFNPLAAMAGRVCIAQVEQLVEPGEIDPDRVHLPGVFVHRVVEVGTGIEKRIERRTVTASSASTSSVATTGSGQEGS, encoded by the coding sequence GTGATCGACAAGCAATGGGCATCAGCGGTGGAAGCCGTCGCAGACATCCAGGACGGTGCATCTCTTGCGGTCGGAGGGTTCGGCCTCTCCGGCAACCCGATCGCCCTCATCGAGGCGCTGCTAGCGCAGGGCACGACCGACCTCAGTATCGTCAGCAACAACTGCGGCGTCGACGATTGGGGTCTCGGAGTGCTGTTGAACGCGCAGCGCATCCGCAAGATGACGTCGTCCTACGTCGGCGAGAACAAGGAGTTCGAGCGCCAGTTCCTCTCCGGTGAGCTCGAACTCGAACTCACACCGCAGGGCACACTCGCCGAGAAACTGCGCGCCGGCGGGTCTGGCGTCGCGGCGTTCTTCACCCAGACGGGCGTGGGCACCCAAGTCGCCGAGGGCGGACTGCCGCGACGATACAACGCGGACGGTTCCATCGCTGTGGCGTCTCCTGCGAAAGATGTGCGCGTGTTCGAGGTGAACGGCACTCCCAAGGAGTTCGTCCTCGAAGAAGCCATCACGACCGACTTCGCCCTCGTGCATGCGATCGCCGGCGATCGGCATGGCAACCTGGTCTTCAACAAGGTCGCACGAAACTTCAACCCTCTCGCAGCCATGGCGGGTCGGGTGTGCATCGCCCAGGTCGAGCAGTTGGTCGAACCTGGTGAGATCGACCCCGATCGTGTGCACCTCCCCGGCGTGTTCGTGCACCGCGTCGTTGAAGTGGGAACCGGCATCGAGAAGCGCATCGAGCGCCGCACCGTCACCGCGAGCAGTGCTTCCACGAGCAGTGTCGCGACGACCGGCAGCGGACAGGAAGGATCCTGA
- the arr gene encoding NAD(+)--rifampin ADP-ribosyltransferase produces MSEALDDGPFYHGTKADVRVGDLLTAGFRSNYRPEIVMNHIYFTALPDGAGLAAELAAGDGDPRVYVVEPTGAFENDPNVTDKKFPGNPTRSYRSAAPLKVVGEVTDWTRLTPDALQNWRDRLAAIRADERGEIIN; encoded by the coding sequence GTGAGCGAAGCGCTGGATGACGGACCGTTCTATCACGGTACGAAGGCCGACGTTCGTGTAGGTGATCTCCTGACGGCGGGTTTCCGATCGAACTATCGGCCAGAGATCGTGATGAACCACATCTACTTCACCGCACTGCCCGATGGCGCCGGCCTCGCCGCAGAGCTCGCTGCCGGTGATGGCGATCCACGCGTCTATGTCGTGGAGCCGACGGGCGCGTTCGAGAACGACCCGAACGTCACGGACAAGAAGTTCCCAGGCAACCCCACCCGTTCGTACCGCAGCGCTGCTCCGCTCAAGGTCGTCGGCGAGGTCACGGATTGGACGCGGCTGACGCCGGACGCTCTGCAGAACTGGCGAGACAGGCTCGCTGCGATTCGCGCCGACGAACGAGGCGAGATCATCAACTGA